A genomic region of Pseudomonas sp. RSB 5.4 contains the following coding sequences:
- a CDS encoding HU family DNA-binding protein: protein MRKPELAAAIAEKADLTKEQANRVLNAVLEEITGALHRKDSVTLVGFGTFLQRHRGARTGKNPQTGEPVKIKASNTVAFKPGKSLKDSVNP from the coding sequence ATGCGTAAACCAGAACTCGCCGCTGCAATCGCTGAAAAAGCGGATCTGACCAAAGAACAGGCCAACCGCGTTCTCAACGCCGTCCTCGAAGAAATCACCGGCGCTCTGCACCGCAAGGACAGCGTCACGCTGGTGGGCTTCGGCACCTTCCTGCAACGCCACCGCGGCGCCCGCACCGGCAAGAACCCGCAAACCGGTGAGCCGGTGAAGATCAAGGCCAGCAACACCGTGGCATTCAAGCCAGGCAAGTCGTTGAAAGACAGCGTCAATCCTTAA